The genomic interval CGCCGCCCAACGCTGCTTGCGATGGCGCAGCATGTTGATCAGGTGGACCAACAAGGGCACCGCGACAAAGAAAAAGCCGGCGAGGAGGGCAGGATAAAGGAACACTGGATGACCGTTTGAGACAGAAGCCTAATGCTTGAGCTTGGGTAATTTTTGGCGAGAGGAAAGGAACGACGCCAATACCGCGTCGAGTGATTGACTGGTGCGAACTTGCCAATAGTCGATGGACAACCGACCACAGACCTTGCGAGTCTGCTGCAAGAATTCTTCTAACGCTTGGACGTATCCCTCACGCAGTGCACGAGGATTGCAGTTCAGGAAATCGTCGCTCTCCAGACCTTCGAATCGCGTCGCTCCGTCAAACGGAAAATCCAACTCGTGATCGTGCAGCACATGAAACAGCGAGACGTCGTGCCCTCGTGAGCGTAACAGCCGCAGGCCTTCCACCAACGAGTCGACTCCCAATAGATCAGACACCAGCACCACCAACCCGCGCCGCGGCAACGACTGAGCGACTTCCTTGCACACACGCACCAGATCCGTCCGTCCATCGGCTCCCACCGCATCGAGCTGCGCCAGGATTCGATTGAGCTGATGCTGATTGCTTTTGGCCGGTACGTTTCCACGGACTTTGGTGTCAAACGTGATCAAACCGCAAGCATCCTTTTGACGCAATGCGAGATATGCCAGCGAAGCAGCCAAGGAAGCCGAATAGTCAAACTTGTTCGACTCACCGTCGCCGTAGGCCATGCTGGCGCTCCGATCGACGATCAACGTCAAACGCAGATTGGTTTCTTCCTCATACTGTTTGATGTGCAACCGATCCTGACGCGCGTAGACTTTCCAGTCGATGTGACGGATCTCATCTCCACGCGCATACTGACGGTGTTGCAGGAACTCGATCGATTGCCCGAAGTAAGGACTTCGGTGCATACCGGTCAAAAACCCTTCGACCACACGTCGCGCCGTCAGCTCCAGCCGACGGATGCGATCGGTGACATCAGGACGCAAATATTTTTTGGAACCGGGCATCGCGTGATAGCTCATCTTCGGTGGTCGGAGTCGATGCAACGATGCGATCGATCACTTCGTCGCTCGTCACGCCGTCGCTTTCGGCGGCGAAGTTCACGACCATGCGGTGACGCAACACTGGTTTGGCCAATTTCTGGATGTCTTCTACCGAAACATGAAAACGTCCCTCCAAGAGCGCGCGTGCTTTGCCGCCCAAGATCAAGAACTGGACCGCACGTGGACCGGCTCCCCAGCCCACCAACTCGTCGACAAAGTCCGGCACGCCCTCACTGCCAACACGTGTCTGACGGACCAACGACAACGCATAACGGACGA from Stieleria varia carries:
- a CDS encoding DUF58 domain-containing protein, translated to MRPDVTDRIRRLELTARRVVEGFLTGMHRSPYFGQSIEFLQHRQYARGDEIRHIDWKVYARQDRLHIKQYEEETNLRLTLIVDRSASMAYGDGESNKFDYSASLAASLAYLALRQKDACGLITFDTKVRGNVPAKSNQHQLNRILAQLDAVGADGRTDLVRVCKEVAQSLPRRGLVVLVSDLLGVDSLVEGLRLLRSRGHDVSLFHVLHDHELDFPFDGATRFEGLESDDFLNCNPRALREGYVQALEEFLQQTRKVCGRLSIDYWQVRTSQSLDAVLASFLSSRQKLPKLKH